A single window of Apodemus sylvaticus chromosome 4, mApoSyl1.1, whole genome shotgun sequence DNA harbors:
- the Crnn gene encoding cornulin → MPQLLQNIHGIIEAFGCYARSEGGCKVLTRHELKRLLEHEFADVIVKPHDPATVDEVLRLLDEDNTGTVEFKEFLVLVFKVARACFKTLNEIPKGACLPDKSESCYPGSSKELEQAQRGGAEVTKDGAAQYYEDSSCGQRDQASRGQDRVETHTQNQNSYPTQVSNHDMQAQEMISQQTQVTGQMEQTPRIEDKSWTRQKRSERQPQISQQTDEITTGSTTETQAGTFHIQGSTCDQNRGTNSHSQDRSQADQVSIQHYQTQAGSHTQIHTEMVEKAWEQQTGSGSIQTQGSVYDQSRETVVRGQDRNQASQNAKEHHQAQAESYTQTHTQTMEQGRSQQSENSSIQTHGSIYGQNRGTKIHGQESNQAEQVGTGDYQTQVGSYTQTLEHDGRQSAHQVLTQEKGQTQTQPCMGQSWTPVSNYETGKPVLGGQIQTETDTVKERQQWNNNHPSTAGGQGERVPTVVREEWVNDHTREIVIRSQDPGSLHSGAPSAQGQDTPQIDKKGITAKGLYSYLKTEQP, encoded by the exons ATGCCTCAGTTGCTACAAAACATCCACGGGATCATCGAAGCTTTCGGGTGCTATGCCAGGTCAGAGGGTGGCTGCAAAGTACTCACGAGGCACGAGTTGAAGAGGCTCCTGGAACATGAGTTCGCTGACGTCATAGTG AAGCCCCATGATCCTGCAACTGTGGACGAAGTCCTGCGCCTGTTGGATGAAGATAACACAGGAACTGTAGAGTTCAAGGAATTCCTGGTCTTGGTGTTTAAAGTTGCTCGGGCTTGCTTTAAGACACTGAATGAGATTCCTAAGGGCGCTTGCCTGCCTGACAAGTCTGAAAGCTGCTATCCTGGATCTTCAAAAGAACTGGAGCAAGCACAGAGAGGTGGTGCTGAAGTGACAAAAGATGGAGCAGCACAGTACTATGAAGACAGCAGCTGTGGACAGAGAGATCAGGCTTCTAGAGGACAGGACAGGGTGGAGACACATACCCAGAATCAGAACAGCTACCCTACACAGGTTAGCAATCATGACATGCAAGCACAGGAGATGATAAGCCAGCAAACACAAGTGACAGGACAGATGGAGCAAACCCCAAGAATAGAAGACAAGAGTTGGACCAGACAGAAGAGGTCAGAGAGGCAACCACAGATTAGCCAACAGACAGATGAGATAACAACTGGATCCACAACTGAGACCCAAGCAGGCACCTTCCATATACAGGGGTCTACCTGTGACCAGAACAGAGGGACTAACAGCCATAGTCAAGACAGAAGCCAGGCAGACCAAGTTTCTATACAACACTACCAGACACAGGCAGGGTCTCATACTCAGATTCACACAGAGATGGTAGAAAAGGCCTGGGAGCAGCAGACAGGAAGTGGCAGCATTCAGACACAGGGATCTGTCTATGACCAGAGCAGAGAGACTGTGGTTCGTGGCCAAGACAGGAACCAAGCAAGCCAGAATGCTAAAGAACACCACCAGGCACAGGCAGAGtcatatactcagacacacactcagacaaTGGAACAAGGCAGGAGCCAGCAGTCAGAAAACAGCAGTATCCAGACTCATGGGTCCATCTATGGCCAAAACAGAGGGACTAAGATCCATGGGCAAGAAAGCAATCAGGCTGAGCAGGTAGGAACAGGCGACTACCAGACACAGGTAGGCTCATATACCCAGACTTTGGAGCATGATGGGAGGCAGTCTGCACATCAAGTATTGACGCAAGAAAAGGGACAAACCCAGACACAGCCATGCATGGGACAAAGCTGGACACCAGTAAGCAACTATGAGACAGGAAAGCCAGTGCTAGGAGGACAGATccagactgagacagacacagttAAAGAGAGACAACAATGGAACAACAATCACCCAAGCACAGCtggagggcagggagagagagtaCCCACAGTGGTTAGAGAGGAGTGGGTCAATGACCACACAAGGGAAATAGTGATCCGAAGCCAGGATCCAGGCAGCCTGCACTCTGGTGCTCCTTCAGCTCAGGGCCAGGATACACCACAGATTGATAAGAAAGGAATCACAGCCAAGGGACTATATTCCTACTTGAAGACAGAACAGCCATGA